One segment of bacterium DNA contains the following:
- a CDS encoding heme exporter protein CcmB, with amino-acid sequence MDLLKKIWALFDKDFLTERRTKEFFSAMSLFAIMVLVVFNFTIDPELEQTLSVGPGILWVAFTFAGTLGLNRAFAPESENGNFHALRLLPIDKGAIYLGKMLSAFVFMFFSELVILPLFIVFFNLRLSTEIPALLLTCAFGTFGFVAAGTIFSAISLNTKMREVILPLLLFPVAVPLLIASVECTAVILRGDPFSDTFDWLKIMGAFDIIIVIGAFLTFEYVLEE; translated from the coding sequence ATGGATTTGTTAAAAAAAATCTGGGCGTTATTTGATAAAGACTTTCTGACTGAAAGGCGTACGAAAGAATTTTTTAGTGCTATGAGTTTATTTGCAATTATGGTTCTTGTCGTCTTCAATTTCACCATCGATCCTGAATTGGAGCAAACTCTCTCCGTAGGACCTGGCATTCTGTGGGTTGCCTTTACTTTTGCCGGAACGCTGGGGCTTAACCGTGCTTTTGCGCCGGAAAGTGAAAATGGCAATTTTCATGCATTGCGGCTTTTACCCATCGACAAAGGAGCCATTTATCTCGGTAAAATGTTGTCGGCATTCGTGTTTATGTTCTTTTCTGAATTGGTCATCCTTCCTTTATTCATCGTTTTTTTTAATCTGCGACTTTCAACCGAAATCCCGGCATTATTGTTAACCTGCGCTTTCGGTACGTTTGGATTTGTTGCTGCCGGAACAATCTTTTCGGCTATTTCACTCAATACCAAAATGCGGGAAGTAATTCTTCCGCTTTTATTATTCCCTGTTGCCGTGCCGTTATTAATCGCTTCGGTTGAATGCACGGCGGTTATTCTTCGTGGCGACCCTTTTTCTGACACCTTTGATTGGCTGAAAATTATGGGCGCATTCGACATCATCATTGTCATTGGAGCTTTTTTGACTTTCGAATATGTTTTAGAAGAGTAA
- a CDS encoding 2-oxoisovalerate dehydrogenase gives MSRLIDEQASKFIRQSKGWSYLAMCGGHEGIQLALGLSFRPNVDFLFPYYRDQLTCLAAGINVYEIMLNGLSRRDDVASGGRHMSNHFAKPSIQIENVSSCVSNHTLHAVGVARAIKYYKAEGIAYASFGDASSSEGYVYEAMNGASREMLPVIFVIQNNHYGISVPSEEQTANRIVSDNYRGLKNLGIFNCDGRNFFDCRRAMDDAMAYVRSGKGPALVHADCVRINSHSNSDRHELYRSKEELEEMHRLDPLANFRSFLIEERIFTEKEILDLESANTGEVDDAAARAEEAPTPDPETALYFVTPDPMDVEETQTQAGEPTEKILQAINRTLHEEFTLNPNTFMWGQDVASKDKGGVFNATKGLQQEFGRGRVFNSPIAEDFIVGTANGMSRFKDDIRVVIEAAQFADYVWPAMEQIVETSHEYYRSNGQNCPNITIRLASGGYIGGGLYHSQNVEGVMANLPGVRVVVPSFADDACGLLRTSIRSRGITFFLEPKFLYNQIFAQSPKTGADHFVPFGKARIRREGTNVTVVTYGTPVHWSLRAANKLAEKGISVEVIDLRSIVPMDMNTIRQSIQKTNRVLVVTENQATGGFSGEIAARITQECFEFLDAPVRRCCSADAPIPFSRILEAAILVNEEKIMHDIEELVRY, from the coding sequence ATGAGCCGATTGATCGACGAGCAAGCTTCGAAATTCATTCGTCAATCCAAAGGATGGTCATACCTCGCTATGTGCGGCGGGCATGAAGGCATTCAATTGGCTTTGGGATTATCCTTTCGCCCCAATGTCGATTTCTTATTTCCATACTACCGCGATCAATTAACCTGCCTCGCGGCGGGAATCAATGTATACGAAATTATGCTTAACGGCCTCAGCCGTCGTGACGATGTGGCTAGTGGCGGGCGGCATATGTCCAACCATTTCGCGAAACCATCGATCCAGATCGAAAATGTTTCCTCATGCGTTTCCAACCACACGCTTCATGCGGTTGGAGTCGCTCGGGCAATTAAGTATTATAAAGCTGAAGGAATCGCGTATGCGAGTTTCGGTGATGCGTCCTCATCGGAAGGTTATGTCTATGAAGCCATGAACGGCGCAAGCCGCGAAATGCTGCCAGTTATTTTTGTGATTCAGAATAATCATTACGGCATCAGCGTTCCATCAGAAGAACAGACTGCCAACCGTATCGTTTCGGACAATTACCGCGGACTGAAAAATCTCGGCATTTTCAATTGCGATGGACGCAATTTCTTCGACTGCCGCCGTGCGATGGATGACGCAATGGCGTATGTTCGTTCGGGAAAAGGTCCTGCGCTGGTTCATGCCGATTGCGTGCGCATCAATTCTCACTCCAACAGCGATCGCCACGAACTATACCGCTCCAAAGAAGAATTGGAAGAGATGCACCGCCTCGATCCTTTGGCCAATTTTCGCAGTTTCTTGATCGAAGAACGGATTTTTACTGAAAAGGAAATCCTTGACCTGGAATCGGCTAATACAGGTGAAGTGGATGATGCGGCTGCCCGCGCAGAAGAAGCCCCTACCCCTGATCCTGAAACGGCATTATATTTTGTCACGCCGGATCCGATGGATGTTGAAGAAACTCAGACTCAGGCCGGTGAACCAACAGAAAAAATTTTGCAGGCAATTAACCGTACTCTGCACGAAGAATTTACTCTCAATCCGAATACTTTTATGTGGGGACAGGATGTCGCTTCGAAAGACAAAGGCGGTGTTTTTAATGCCACGAAAGGATTGCAGCAAGAATTTGGCCGTGGACGTGTTTTCAATTCTCCGATTGCAGAAGATTTTATTGTTGGTACCGCCAACGGTATGTCGCGATTCAAAGACGATATTCGTGTGGTCATCGAAGCCGCGCAATTTGCCGATTATGTTTGGCCGGCCATGGAACAGATTGTCGAAACGAGCCATGAATACTATCGCTCTAATGGCCAAAATTGCCCAAACATTACCATCCGGCTTGCCAGCGGTGGTTATATCGGCGGCGGTTTATATCACTCTCAAAACGTCGAAGGCGTGATGGCCAATTTACCCGGCGTTCGGGTCGTCGTTCCTTCGTTCGCCGATGACGCGTGCGGATTATTGCGTACGTCGATACGATCACGCGGAATCACGTTCTTTCTTGAACCCAAATTTTTGTATAATCAAATTTTTGCACAAAGCCCGAAAACAGGCGCCGACCATTTTGTACCGTTCGGAAAAGCCAGAATTCGCCGCGAAGGCACGAACGTCACCGTGGTTACTTACGGAACTCCTGTCCACTGGTCGTTGCGCGCTGCTAACAAGTTAGCCGAAAAAGGTATCAGTGTCGAAGTGATCGACTTGCGATCAATTGTTCCTATGGATATGAACACAATCCGTCAATCTATTCAGAAGACCAATCGCGTCCTCGTCGTGACCGAAAATCAAGCTACCGGAGGATTCAGCGGCGAAATTGCTGCCAGGATTACGCAGGAATGTTTTGAATTTCTTGACGCGCCCGTACGTCGTTGTTGCAGTGCGGATGCACCGATTCCTTTTTCAAGAATACTTGAAGCCGCTATTCTGGTGAATGAAGAAAAAATAATGCATGATATCGAAGAGTTAGTTCGATACTAA
- a CDS encoding acyltransferase, which produces MRIGYLQFEPVFGKPETNKQKIEQLLGKETFDLMVLPELSQSGYVFSSKNELEELAEEIPNGSFCSFLKKMSAEKEGFIVSGICERSGNNFYNSSILVSPDGKIETYRKLHLFYEEKLWFSPGNIPLTVHEIRHEQWGSARIGMMICFDWRFPEVTRILALKGAQIICHPSNLVMPHCQDAMITRALENHIFTITANRTGRDVKPDKQMQFTGKSIMVAPDGAVLKKSSEKAEEVLLIDIDPGLADNKNVNAFNDAFNDRRSDFYR; this is translated from the coding sequence ATGCGTATAGGCTATTTACAATTTGAGCCGGTTTTCGGAAAGCCTGAAACCAACAAGCAAAAAATCGAACAGTTGTTAGGCAAAGAAACGTTTGATTTAATGGTGCTGCCGGAATTATCCCAATCCGGATATGTTTTTTCGTCAAAAAATGAACTCGAAGAATTGGCGGAAGAAATTCCTAATGGATCGTTTTGTTCATTTCTAAAAAAAATGAGTGCCGAAAAAGAGGGATTTATCGTTTCAGGAATTTGTGAACGTTCCGGAAATAATTTTTACAACTCATCAATTTTAGTTTCACCTGACGGAAAAATTGAAACGTACCGAAAACTGCATCTTTTTTATGAAGAAAAACTATGGTTCAGTCCTGGAAATATTCCATTGACGGTTCATGAGATTCGTCATGAGCAATGGGGAAGTGCGCGTATCGGAATGATGATTTGTTTTGATTGGCGGTTTCCCGAAGTTACGCGAATCCTTGCGTTGAAAGGCGCGCAGATCATCTGTCATCCTTCTAATTTGGTGATGCCTCATTGCCAGGATGCAATGATCACACGGGCTTTGGAAAATCATATTTTTACAATTACCGCCAATCGAACCGGGCGTGATGTCAAACCGGATAAGCAGATGCAGTTTACAGGGAAGAGCATTATGGTTGCGCCGGATGGAGCCGTCCTGAAAAAAAGCAGCGAGAAAGCGGAGGAAGTTTTATTAATTGACATCGATCCGGGTTTGGCGGATAATAAGAACGTGAACGCATTCAACGATGCATTTAACGACAGGCGTTCTGACTTTTATAGATGA
- the msrA gene encoding peptide-methionine (S)-S-oxide reductase MsrA, with protein sequence MKATEAKVESAKSDDSKKIVPAGVKPDTAIFSGGCFWCMEGPFEKLDGVFDAISGYTGGHKRNPTYGEVGSGTTGHRESVEIIYDSAKISYEQLLNVFWRQIDPTDDGGQFVDRGFQYTTAIFYMNEAQKKAAEKSKEELTKSGKFSASIVTPILPASTYYPAEDYHQDFYKKDPDHYHNYRSGSGRDQFIEKTWGKSAH encoded by the coding sequence ATGAAAGCTACGGAAGCAAAAGTCGAATCTGCGAAATCCGACGATTCAAAAAAAATCGTACCGGCAGGCGTCAAACCCGATACGGCTATATTTTCAGGAGGATGTTTTTGGTGTATGGAAGGGCCGTTTGAAAAACTCGACGGCGTTTTTGATGCCATTTCAGGATATACCGGCGGGCATAAGCGCAATCCAACTTACGGCGAAGTAGGAAGTGGAACTACAGGACATCGCGAAAGCGTGGAAATTATTTATGATTCGGCTAAGATCAGCTATGAACAGCTACTCAATGTCTTTTGGCGGCAAATCGATCCTACGGACGACGGAGGACAATTTGTCGATCGCGGATTTCAATATACTACAGCGATATTTTATATGAATGAAGCGCAAAAAAAAGCTGCTGAAAAGTCGAAGGAAGAATTGACCAAATCAGGAAAATTTTCAGCGTCGATAGTGACCCCGATTTTACCTGCTTCAACGTATTATCCTGCCGAAGATTATCATCAGGATTTCTACAAGAAAGATCCTGATCACTATCACAATTACCGTAGCGGTTCTGGCCGTGATCAGTTTATTGAAAAAACGTGGGGTAAGTCAGCTCATTAA
- a CDS encoding 2-oxoacid:ferredoxin oxidoreductase subunit beta: MAIETEISPKPLTKSDFESDQEVRWCPGCGDYAILAQVQRTLPDMGIPKEKYVFVSGIGCSSRFPYYMNTYGFHTIHGRAPAFATGIKVANPDLSVWVISGDGDSLSIGGNHFIHAIRRNIDIKYLLFNNRIYGLTKGQYSPTSEIGKITKSTPMGSLEHPFNPLAVALGAGASFVARTLDRDPKAMVEVLKAAGQHRGTAFIEIYQNCIIFNDGAFTQLTEKETKLDNTILLEHGKPLVYGKNKDKGIKLDGFKPVSVSLTDGKHSVNDLLIHDVKSKDPVLAFIYSQMTEDPTLPTPVGVFRAVENNCYDQDVKTQIAFSKEKMGKGNLKDLLHKGDTWIVS; encoded by the coding sequence ATGGCCATAGAAACTGAGATATCACCAAAACCTCTCACCAAATCTGATTTTGAATCCGATCAGGAAGTACGTTGGTGCCCCGGATGCGGAGATTATGCTATTTTAGCGCAAGTGCAGCGTACGTTACCGGATATGGGTATTCCCAAAGAAAAATACGTATTCGTTTCGGGAATCGGCTGTTCAAGTCGTTTTCCATATTACATGAATACATACGGATTTCATACAATTCATGGACGCGCCCCGGCATTTGCGACCGGCATCAAAGTCGCGAATCCCGATCTAAGCGTCTGGGTTATCAGCGGCGACGGCGACTCGCTGAGTATTGGCGGCAATCACTTCATTCACGCCATCCGCAGGAATATTGACATCAAATACCTTTTGTTCAACAACCGTATCTACGGCTTGACTAAAGGACAATACTCTCCGACTTCTGAAATCGGCAAAATTACCAAATCAACGCCGATGGGTTCGTTGGAGCATCCATTCAATCCGTTGGCGGTAGCTCTGGGCGCTGGCGCTTCCTTTGTCGCGCGTACGCTCGATCGCGATCCCAAAGCGATGGTAGAAGTTTTGAAAGCAGCCGGTCAACATCGTGGTACGGCTTTTATCGAAATTTACCAGAATTGCATTATCTTCAACGACGGCGCATTTACTCAGCTTACCGAAAAAGAAACCAAATTAGATAATACAATTCTTTTAGAACACGGAAAGCCGCTTGTGTACGGAAAGAATAAAGACAAAGGAATTAAATTGGACGGATTTAAGCCGGTTTCTGTGAGCCTGACCGACGGTAAGCATTCTGTGAACGATCTGTTAATACACGATGTCAAATCCAAAGATCCGGTACTGGCGTTTATTTATAGTCAAATGACGGAAGACCCGACTTTACCTACACCGGTAGGTGTTTTTCGCGCCGTAGAAAATAATTGCTACGATCAGGATGTAAAAACACAGATTGCTTTTTCGAAAGAAAAAATGGGCAAAGGCAATCTGAAAGATCTTCTCCATAAGGGCGATACTTGGATTGTGAGTTAA
- a CDS encoding GNAT family N-acetyltransferase — MNSEFEIQPATEKDVPLILQFIKELAEYEKLSSEVVASESTLRESLFGNRRTAEAVIGYWKKTPVAFAVFFHNFSTFLGKPGLYLEDLFVKPEMRGKGFGKFMLQYLARIAKERGCGRFEWWVLDWNEPAIRFYQSLGAVPMSDWTVFRVTGNALDKLAE; from the coding sequence ATGAACTCCGAATTTGAAATCCAACCGGCCACAGAAAAAGACGTTCCTTTGATTTTACAGTTTATCAAAGAGCTGGCTGAATATGAAAAACTATCGAGTGAGGTGGTTGCTTCTGAAAGCACTTTGCGTGAATCGCTGTTTGGCAATCGTCGGACGGCAGAAGCAGTGATCGGCTATTGGAAAAAAACGCCGGTTGCCTTCGCCGTTTTCTTTCATAATTTTTCGACTTTTCTTGGCAAGCCGGGTTTATATCTTGAAGATCTGTTTGTGAAACCTGAAATGCGCGGGAAAGGTTTTGGTAAATTTATGCTGCAATATCTGGCTCGGATTGCCAAAGAACGAGGATGCGGACGTTTTGAATGGTGGGTATTGGATTGGAATGAGCCTGCAATCCGTTTTTATCAAAGTCTTGGCGCAGTTCCAATGTCCGATTGGACGGTATTTCGAGTGACCGGGAATGCGCTCGATAAACTTGCAGAATAA
- a CDS encoding polyphosphate kinase 2 family protein, protein MVKKFRVPPETSVSLKDYDPDYTAGYESADDARDEFKKLNLKMIELQELMYAQKKHALLIILQAMDAGGKDGTIKNVMRGINPQSCVVHSFKGPSEEERSHDFLWRIHKAVPPRGSVGIFNRSHYEDVLVTRVHGMINDKEAKERFERINEFEELLYDSDVAIVKFFLYISKDEQKKRLQERLDDKEKHWKFSPNDLKERKLWGDYMNAFEDVFSNCSKKHAPWYIIPSNKKWFRNLAVAEVIVDTMEDLKMHVPKPAEDYSKVVIE, encoded by the coding sequence ATGGTTAAAAAATTCAGAGTGCCGCCGGAAACGTCGGTTTCCCTCAAAGATTATGATCCCGATTATACTGCCGGTTATGAATCGGCAGACGATGCCCGGGACGAATTCAAAAAACTTAACCTCAAAATGATCGAGTTACAGGAATTAATGTATGCGCAAAAAAAACATGCTTTATTGATCATTCTGCAGGCCATGGATGCGGGCGGCAAGGATGGTACGATCAAAAATGTGATGCGCGGCATCAATCCTCAAAGCTGCGTGGTGCACAGTTTCAAAGGTCCGTCGGAAGAAGAACGTTCTCATGATTTTTTGTGGCGTATTCATAAAGCGGTGCCGCCGCGCGGCTCCGTTGGAATTTTCAACCGTTCGCATTACGAGGACGTTTTGGTTACACGCGTTCACGGCATGATCAACGACAAAGAAGCCAAAGAACGGTTTGAGAGGATTAACGAATTTGAAGAATTGCTGTACGATAGCGATGTCGCTATCGTGAAATTTTTTCTGTACATCTCCAAAGACGAACAGAAAAAAAGACTGCAGGAGCGTCTGGATGACAAGGAAAAACACTGGAAGTTTTCACCTAACGATTTGAAAGAGCGTAAACTCTGGGGGGATTACATGAACGCTTTCGAAGACGTTTTTTCGAATTGCAGTAAAAAACATGCGCCTTGGTATATTATACCGTCGAATAAAAAATGGTTCAGGAATCTGGCTGTTGCGGAAGTCATTGTCGATACCATGGAGGACTTGAAAATGCACGTTCCGAAACCCGCGGAGGATTATTCGAAAGTCGTGATTGAATGA
- the rsgA gene encoding ribosome small subunit-dependent GTPase A, with translation MLETFGWNTFFENSFLHNYPEDFTVGRIALEHKERYELYTSIGEVWGEVSGKLRYTAAGRADFPAVGDWVVIDLRAQERSATIHSVLPRKTKFSRKVAGIEAEEQIVAANVDKVFIVNGLDADFSPRRIERYLILTRESGAEPIIVLNKADIATDLNNQIQSIEAIASAIPVITLSATNDDTPSRFNSWLRPNETAVFMGSSGVGKSTIINALIGHDHLKTQEVRVADSRGKHTTTHRELIKLASGALVIDTPGMRELQLWASEEGLNQTFSDIEALAAQCRFKDCHHDQEPGCAVKAALENGTLDEKRYKNYRKMLRELHYLELRQDNNAARLERKKWKKIHADMKRNPKRK, from the coding sequence GTGTTAGAAACATTCGGTTGGAATACGTTCTTTGAAAATTCATTTCTTCATAACTATCCGGAAGATTTTACCGTTGGCCGCATTGCTCTCGAACATAAAGAGCGGTACGAATTGTACACGTCCATCGGTGAAGTTTGGGGTGAAGTATCGGGTAAATTACGGTATACGGCTGCAGGACGCGCAGACTTCCCCGCAGTCGGTGACTGGGTTGTCATCGATCTCAGAGCGCAAGAACGCAGCGCTACCATTCATTCTGTTTTACCCCGTAAGACGAAGTTTTCACGCAAAGTAGCCGGCATCGAAGCTGAAGAACAAATTGTTGCGGCCAACGTGGACAAAGTTTTTATTGTCAACGGACTGGACGCCGATTTTAGTCCGAGGCGCATCGAACGCTACCTGATACTTACACGTGAAAGCGGTGCGGAACCGATCATTGTACTGAATAAGGCTGACATCGCTACGGATTTAAATAATCAGATTCAATCAATTGAAGCAATCGCGTCGGCCATTCCCGTCATTACTTTATCGGCGACAAACGACGATACACCGTCACGATTTAACTCATGGCTTCGCCCGAATGAAACGGCTGTGTTTATGGGTTCATCCGGCGTTGGAAAATCGACGATCATTAATGCGTTGATAGGTCATGATCATTTGAAAACGCAGGAAGTCCGGGTCGCCGATTCACGCGGAAAACATACGACAACCCACCGCGAACTGATCAAACTGGCGTCAGGGGCATTGGTTATTGATACGCCCGGGATGCGTGAATTGCAGTTATGGGCCAGTGAAGAGGGTTTGAATCAAACCTTTTCAGATATCGAAGCATTGGCAGCCCAATGCCGGTTTAAGGATTGCCACCATGATCAAGAACCCGGTTGCGCTGTCAAAGCCGCACTTGAGAATGGAACTCTGGATGAAAAACGGTATAAAAATTACCGGAAAATGCTCCGCGAATTACATTACCTCGAGTTACGGCAAGACAACAATGCGGCAAGGCTTGAAAGAAAGAAATGGAAAAAAATCCATGCGGATATGAAAAGAAATCCAAAAAGAAAGTAA
- the tkt gene encoding transketolase: MNSIESLCINTIRTLSMDAVQQANSGHPGTPMALAPVAFTLFDKFIKHNPKNSDWPNRDRFVLSAGHASMLLYSTLHINGYDISLDDMRNFRQLHSKCAGHPEYGLAPGIETTTGPLGQGVANSVGMAIAEKWLAKYFNRPNFDLINYKIFAIAGDGCMMEGISSEAASLAGHLGLDNLVWLYDNNHITIEGKTSLAFSEDVHKRFEAYGWFVQHLPDANDTSAIVSALQNANATKGRPSLIIIDSHIAYGAPNKQDTHGAHGEPLGEDEIKAAKKNYGWDPDKKFFVPQEVMNYAQQMTVKGQQSEADWQKRFAEYAHAFPELAKEFELIQKRAMPENWDSEIPVFPTDAKGLASRESNGKILNAVAKKVPWLIGGAADLAPSTKTLINDGGHFSKENFGGRNFHFGIREHAMGAIVNGMTLSKLRTYGAGFLIFSDYMRPTFRLASLMEQPSVFIFTHDSIGVGEDGPTHQPIEQIASLRAIPNLEVIRPADANEVAEAWRYIMELKDRPSALILTRQALPTFDRSRYGSANGLKRGGYIMADCKGTPEVILIGTGSEVQLCVGAYEQLTKEGIRCRVVSLPCWSLFERQSDAYWEKVIPSSVRCRIAVEAASSFGWRRYTGIDADGGIVAMRDFGESAPIKALLEEFGFTVEAVVKMAKAKLRSFQKKEKPKAAQKTTKHLAKSNKSKTIKKKSKSKRK, from the coding sequence ATGAACTCCATTGAGTCGCTTTGTATCAATACGATTCGTACATTGTCGATGGATGCCGTTCAACAGGCGAATTCCGGTCACCCGGGAACGCCGATGGCGTTGGCGCCGGTAGCCTTTACGTTGTTCGACAAATTTATCAAACACAATCCGAAAAATTCCGACTGGCCGAATCGCGATCGGTTCGTATTGTCTGCCGGCCATGCATCGATGCTTTTATACAGTACATTACACATCAATGGATACGATATCTCTCTTGACGATATGCGTAATTTTCGTCAGCTGCATAGTAAATGTGCCGGTCATCCGGAATACGGTTTAGCTCCAGGAATTGAGACAACGACTGGCCCCCTCGGGCAGGGTGTAGCCAACAGCGTCGGTATGGCCATTGCCGAAAAGTGGCTGGCTAAATATTTTAATCGTCCGAATTTTGACTTGATCAACTATAAAATTTTCGCCATTGCCGGCGATGGTTGTATGATGGAAGGCATTTCTTCCGAAGCAGCGTCGTTAGCGGGGCACCTCGGATTAGATAACCTGGTCTGGCTGTATGACAATAATCATATTACTATCGAAGGTAAAACGTCGCTGGCTTTTTCTGAAGACGTTCATAAACGATTCGAAGCATACGGATGGTTTGTGCAACATCTTCCTGACGCTAATGATACATCGGCTATCGTTTCAGCCTTGCAAAATGCCAATGCAACTAAAGGCCGTCCCTCATTGATTATCATCGACAGTCATATTGCGTATGGAGCTCCCAATAAACAAGATACGCATGGCGCACACGGTGAGCCTTTGGGTGAAGACGAAATCAAAGCGGCGAAAAAAAATTACGGGTGGGATCCTGATAAAAAGTTTTTCGTGCCCCAGGAAGTGATGAATTATGCGCAACAAATGACGGTGAAGGGTCAACAATCTGAGGCGGATTGGCAGAAACGATTTGCGGAATATGCTCACGCATTTCCTGAATTAGCAAAGGAATTTGAATTAATTCAAAAACGAGCAATGCCTGAAAACTGGGATTCGGAAATTCCGGTATTTCCTACCGATGCCAAAGGATTGGCGAGCCGTGAGTCCAACGGGAAAATTCTTAATGCTGTAGCTAAAAAAGTTCCGTGGCTGATCGGTGGCGCGGCGGACCTCGCACCGTCGACCAAAACTTTGATCAACGATGGAGGACACTTCTCAAAAGAAAATTTTGGCGGACGTAATTTCCATTTCGGAATTCGCGAGCATGCGATGGGTGCGATCGTAAATGGCATGACGTTGAGTAAGTTGAGGACTTACGGAGCCGGCTTTTTGATTTTTTCGGATTACATGCGACCGACCTTCCGGTTGGCATCATTGATGGAGCAACCTTCGGTATTTATTTTTACCCATGACAGTATTGGAGTAGGTGAAGATGGTCCGACGCATCAACCTATCGAGCAGATAGCCTCGTTGCGTGCAATTCCAAACCTTGAAGTCATTCGTCCGGCGGATGCGAATGAAGTGGCTGAAGCATGGCGATATATTATGGAATTGAAAGATCGCCCATCGGCGTTGATATTGACTCGTCAGGCTTTACCGACGTTTGATCGTTCACGATACGGTTCAGCCAACGGGTTAAAACGCGGCGGGTACATTATGGCTGATTGCAAAGGCACGCCGGAGGTTATATTGATCGGTACAGGTTCGGAAGTTCAGCTGTGTGTCGGCGCTTACGAACAGTTGACAAAGGAAGGTATCAGGTGTCGAGTCGTGAGCTTGCCGTGCTGGAGCTTATTTGAACGCCAAAGCGATGCGTATTGGGAAAAAGTAATCCCGTCGTCGGTTCGTTGTCGAATCGCGGTTGAAGCCGCGTCGAGCTTTGGCTGGAGACGTTATACCGGTATCGATGCGGACGGAGGTATCGTCGCCATGAGAGATTTTGGCGAATCCGCTCCTATCAAAGCGTTGTTAGAAGAATTCGGTTTTACAGTCGAAGCTGTAGTGAAAATGGCCAAAGCGAAGCTGCGCTCTTTCCAAAAGAAAGAAAAGCCCAAAGCTGCTCAAAAAACAACGAAACATTTGGCCAAAAGCAATAAATCAAAGACTATAAAAAAGAAGAGCAAGTCCAAAAGAAAATGA